In one window of Protaetiibacter larvae DNA:
- a CDS encoding class I SAM-dependent methyltransferase produces the protein MADHPQERTPSTRGDDYAARLDRLQNKWWKKALDVQRPYRWNLRRWELGATLDVGCGNGRNLVSLPPGSVGVDHNPALVAAARNRGCEAYTDGEFFADPVLSRPGRFDSLLAAHLIEHLVPADARVILGSYLSSIRPGGRVLFITPQERGHASDPTHLAFTDHAALRTLARDLGLEILTTYSFPFPRFMGRLFIYNEFVLVARIPPAGQEATAPDARNRVPSPRRPSHGSPAT, from the coding sequence GTGGCGGATCATCCGCAGGAGCGCACCCCCTCGACGCGAGGCGACGACTACGCGGCCCGCCTCGATCGCCTGCAGAACAAGTGGTGGAAGAAGGCGCTCGACGTCCAGCGCCCCTATCGATGGAATCTGCGCCGCTGGGAGCTCGGCGCCACGCTCGATGTCGGCTGCGGCAACGGACGCAATCTCGTCTCGCTTCCCCCGGGATCCGTCGGAGTCGACCACAACCCGGCCCTCGTCGCGGCTGCACGCAACCGCGGCTGCGAGGCCTACACCGATGGTGAGTTCTTCGCAGACCCTGTGCTCTCGCGGCCCGGGCGCTTCGACTCTCTTCTCGCGGCACATCTCATCGAGCACCTGGTCCCCGCCGATGCTCGAGTGATTCTCGGGAGCTACCTCTCCTCGATCCGACCGGGCGGAAGGGTCCTGTTCATCACGCCCCAAGAGCGCGGGCACGCGTCAGACCCCACCCACCTCGCCTTCACGGACCATGCCGCCCTGCGGACGCTCGCGCGCGACCTCGGGCTCGAGATCCTCACGACGTACTCGTTCCCATTCCCGCGCTTCATGGGCAGGCTGTTCATCTACAACGAGTTCGTCTTGGTCGCCCGTATCCCGCCCGCCGGTCAGGAAGCGACGGCTCCCGACGCGAGGAACAGGGTTCCGTCGCCGCGCAGACCGAGCCACGGTTCGCCGGCAACGTAG
- the manA gene encoding mannose-6-phosphate isomerase, class I → MFVEITNTPRDYAWGSSSAIAELLGTTPSGRPEAELWLGAHPGSPARIVGEDRTLLDVVDGRLPFLLKVLAAAEPLSLQAHPTPAQAAEGFARENAAGIPLDAVHRNYKDAFHKPELIYALSDPFRALSGFRPVSETRAVLAPVADDPRIAPLVARLADDAALETVFAWLISRAEGVEDLVAAVVEAASTVDGPSWQTVRTLAEHYPGDPGIVISLLLHTVELRPGEVLYLPAGNIHAYLEGLGIELMASSDNVLRGGLTPKHIDIPELLGVLDFRPLPAPFLEPEEAEPGVKVFRPDVDDFQLTVVDAVAARRGVELRLDGPAIALCTSGSFALDGGPRLDRGSAVYVAGEPWLGLRGDGTLFLASGAVAS, encoded by the coding sequence TTGTTCGTCGAGATCACCAATACCCCGCGCGACTACGCGTGGGGCTCGTCGTCGGCGATCGCCGAGCTGCTGGGGACGACCCCGAGCGGCAGGCCGGAGGCGGAGCTCTGGCTCGGCGCGCATCCGGGATCGCCCGCGCGGATCGTGGGAGAGGATCGCACCCTGCTCGATGTCGTCGACGGCAGGCTTCCCTTTCTGCTGAAGGTGCTGGCGGCCGCCGAGCCGCTGTCGCTGCAGGCGCATCCCACGCCCGCCCAGGCCGCCGAGGGCTTCGCGCGCGAGAACGCCGCCGGCATCCCGCTCGATGCCGTGCATCGCAACTACAAGGACGCCTTCCACAAGCCCGAGCTCATCTACGCGCTCTCGGATCCGTTCCGGGCGCTCTCCGGTTTCCGTCCGGTATCCGAGACCCGCGCCGTGCTCGCGCCGGTCGCGGACGACCCGCGGATCGCACCGCTCGTCGCGCGCCTCGCCGACGACGCGGCCCTCGAGACCGTGTTCGCGTGGCTGATCTCCCGCGCGGAGGGTGTCGAGGATCTCGTGGCCGCGGTCGTGGAGGCGGCGTCCACGGTCGACGGGCCCAGCTGGCAGACGGTGCGGACGCTCGCCGAGCACTATCCGGGCGACCCCGGCATCGTGATCTCGCTCCTGCTGCACACGGTCGAGCTGCGGCCGGGCGAGGTGCTCTACCTGCCGGCCGGGAACATCCACGCGTATCTCGAGGGGCTCGGGATCGAACTCATGGCGTCGTCCGACAATGTGCTGCGCGGCGGGCTCACCCCCAAACACATCGACATCCCGGAGCTGCTCGGGGTGCTCGACTTCCGGCCGCTGCCGGCGCCGTTCCTCGAACCCGAGGAGGCGGAGCCCGGCGTCAAGGTGTTCCGCCCCGACGTCGACGACTTCCAGCTGACCGTGGTGGACGCGGTGGCGGCCCGTCGGGGAGTCGAGCTGCGGCTGGACGGCCCCGCGATCGCGCTGTGCACCAGCGGTTCCTTCGCTCTCGACGGCGGCCCCCGGCTCGACCGCGGCTCGGCCGTCTACGTTGCCGGCGAACCGTGGCTCGGTCTGCGCGGCGACGGAACCCTGTTCCTCGCGTCGGGAGCCGTCGCTTCCTGA